Proteins from a single region of Noviherbaspirillum saxi:
- a CDS encoding SDR family NAD(P)-dependent oxidoreductase, whose protein sequence is MNLTNMLDGQVAFVTGGTSGIGRGTALALKAAGAKVIATGVSEKEVQAALADPVFAGIDAHVLNVTDDAGVREAFSRFERLDILVNAAGVGGQGPVEFEAESFARTLDINLTGTLRVCTAARPLLARQGGAIVNIASLMSFFGSATAPAYSSSKGGVVQLTKSLAVSWAEEGIRVNALAPGWIDTPMTQILQNDPERNGRVMARSPMKRWGRTEEVAAGITFLCSPMASFITGIVLPVDGGYLAAGM, encoded by the coding sequence ATGAACCTTACAAACATGCTGGACGGACAGGTTGCTTTTGTGACCGGAGGAACCAGCGGCATAGGTCGCGGCACCGCGCTTGCGCTCAAGGCAGCAGGAGCCAAGGTGATCGCCACCGGTGTATCGGAAAAAGAAGTGCAAGCGGCGCTGGCCGATCCGGTATTTGCCGGTATTGACGCACATGTCCTCAATGTGACCGACGACGCGGGCGTGCGGGAAGCGTTTTCACGGTTCGAGCGCCTCGACATTCTGGTCAATGCTGCAGGCGTAGGAGGGCAGGGTCCGGTCGAGTTCGAGGCCGAATCCTTTGCACGTACACTGGACATCAATCTCACCGGAACGCTGCGTGTCTGCACTGCGGCGCGTCCGCTACTGGCGCGGCAGGGCGGGGCTATCGTCAATATAGCTTCGCTGATGAGTTTCTTCGGGAGCGCCACCGCGCCTGCCTATTCGTCCAGCAAGGGCGGAGTAGTGCAGCTGACCAAGAGTCTCGCCGTGTCATGGGCGGAGGAAGGAATTCGTGTCAACGCACTCGCTCCGGGCTGGATCGATACGCCGATGACTCAAATTCTTCAGAACGACCCTGAGCGTAACGGCCGCGTAATGGCGCGCTCGCCGATGAAGCGTTGGGGTCGCACGGAAGAAGTGGCCGCGGGTATTACCTTCCTCTGCTCGCCGATGGCTTCGTTTATTACGGGAATCGTGCTGCCTGTGGATGGGGGATATCTGGCAGCGGGAATGTAA
- a CDS encoding enoyl-CoA hydratase-related protein yields MIGFKYEKDGDGIVTVTMDMTGPVNAMNDEYLAAMEETLGRLENENGLSGVVLASAKRTFFAGGDIRDMIAAKLSQKEAFFKRLVETKAQLRRLENLLVPVVAAINGAALGGGFEICLVCNYRIVVDNPKAIVGLPEIRLGLLPGGGGTVRLIRLLGLERALPLLLAGTQCKPAEALQAGLVDTCVGTVEELLPAAKEWIRNHPQACRQPWQRENYRIPGGAANEAHNAVLLAKKMEEVLGRTRGLLPAPEQLLALAACSTLVDLDTALDLESRIAADLTLSPQAKNIMTSMFDQMNQVRRNTAQDKHAANGIGTLGIIGNGEAAIEIATAAALAGIQVLLHGDDVAASGSASRMRASVADVILKRCAKAGQSLAAIEAAQALVSDRTMDTRRCELVLVALPSEDEAGLQWFDSLQKQIFPGTHFVVMAGNRSPGLAEQGAAAKHDFARLHCFSATGEFSLGELVSDLSGEALALTKDLLRRIGKLAIVVNGSPRGFSQRVFDAYRDEGRRLVAEGMPANTVQALAWQLGMLAGPLGTYDRSYGKEDVACSAGSILPQDTKDRLLFRPVIEAIFSLQQGVVASVADANIASLLAVGAPAWTGGYIQVVNTYNMQAFNSRAMELARHYGPRFTLPELFLDRMRSDAAFM; encoded by the coding sequence ATGATCGGCTTCAAGTACGAGAAGGACGGCGACGGCATTGTGACCGTCACGATGGACATGACGGGCCCGGTCAATGCCATGAACGATGAATACCTTGCCGCGATGGAAGAAACGCTTGGCCGTCTGGAAAACGAAAATGGCCTGAGCGGCGTGGTACTGGCATCGGCCAAGCGCACGTTCTTTGCGGGCGGCGATATCCGCGACATGATCGCCGCCAAACTGTCGCAAAAGGAGGCATTCTTCAAGCGCCTGGTCGAAACTAAGGCGCAATTGCGGCGTCTCGAAAACCTATTGGTACCTGTCGTGGCCGCGATCAATGGTGCGGCGCTTGGCGGCGGATTCGAGATATGCCTGGTCTGCAACTATCGCATCGTGGTCGACAATCCAAAGGCAATCGTCGGCTTGCCCGAAATACGTCTCGGATTGCTGCCTGGCGGCGGAGGCACCGTCCGGCTGATTCGGCTGCTGGGGCTGGAAAGGGCCTTGCCGTTGCTGCTGGCCGGTACGCAGTGCAAACCAGCGGAAGCACTGCAGGCCGGTCTGGTCGATACCTGTGTCGGCACTGTGGAAGAGTTGTTGCCAGCCGCGAAGGAATGGATCCGCAATCACCCGCAGGCATGTCGGCAGCCATGGCAACGGGAGAATTACCGGATTCCTGGCGGTGCTGCAAATGAAGCTCATAACGCTGTCCTGCTTGCCAAAAAAATGGAAGAAGTTCTCGGCCGCACACGCGGTTTGCTGCCTGCGCCGGAGCAGTTGCTGGCATTGGCTGCGTGTTCGACGCTGGTCGATCTGGACACCGCACTCGATCTTGAGAGCCGCATCGCTGCCGATCTTACTCTTTCACCGCAAGCGAAGAACATCATGACCTCGATGTTCGATCAAATGAACCAGGTCAGGCGGAATACTGCGCAGGACAAGCATGCCGCCAATGGGATCGGGACCCTCGGCATTATCGGCAACGGCGAGGCCGCAATCGAGATCGCCACCGCAGCGGCGCTTGCAGGTATCCAGGTTCTTTTGCATGGTGACGATGTAGCAGCCTCTGGCAGTGCGAGCCGCATGAGGGCAAGCGTCGCGGACGTCATTTTGAAACGTTGCGCAAAGGCGGGCCAAAGTTTGGCAGCTATCGAAGCGGCGCAAGCTCTGGTGTCTGACCGCACCATGGATACAAGGCGATGCGAACTGGTTCTGGTTGCACTGCCTTCGGAAGATGAGGCGGGCCTCCAATGGTTCGACTCGCTGCAAAAGCAAATCTTCCCCGGTACTCACTTTGTTGTAATGGCAGGTAATCGATCTCCTGGACTTGCCGAGCAAGGTGCAGCGGCAAAGCATGATTTCGCGAGACTGCATTGCTTTTCCGCCACAGGAGAATTTTCGCTCGGCGAGCTCGTCTCCGACCTGTCTGGCGAAGCGCTTGCTTTGACAAAGGACCTCCTGCGCCGCATTGGCAAACTGGCAATCGTTGTCAATGGCAGTCCGCGCGGATTCTCGCAGAGAGTATTCGATGCGTATCGCGATGAAGGCAGGAGACTCGTCGCGGAAGGGATGCCGGCCAACACCGTACAGGCGCTGGCATGGCAGCTCGGAATGCTGGCGGGTCCACTGGGGACATACGACCGCAGCTATGGTAAGGAAGATGTTGCTTGTTCCGCCGGATCGATACTTCCCCAGGATACCAAGGACAGGCTGCTGTTCCGGCCGGTGATCGAAGCGATTTTCAGCCTGCAGCAAGGGGTTGTCGCCTCCGTCGCCGATGCCAATATCGCTTCGCTTCTGGCTGTCGGGGCGCCGGCATGGACCGGCGGATATATCCAGGTCGTCAATACCTATAACATGCAGGCTTTCAATTCGCGCGCCATGGAATTGGCCCGCCACTATGGGCCGCGCTTCACTCTGCCTGAATTGTTTTTGGACAGGATGCGGTCCGATGCGGCGTTCATGTAA
- a CDS encoding amidohydrolase family protein: MTAVTYPIYDADRHFYEPPEAFLRHLPKKFKKEFQYVQVNGRTKLAVGGMLSDYIPNPTFEVVAAPGAHEKWYRGQNPEGLSLREITGEPIASQAAFNNGDAHLKVMDEQKIHAGLFLPTLASVIEERLAQRPEVIHALLHSVNQWTAEECGFARDNRLFPVPMINLADVDEACKELDFLLASGARVIGIRPAPVSGLKGGRSMGFEEFDPFWARINEAKVFVVLHVSDSGYDKVYQWWTAGGKGEFRPFEKDPFGEILDWMGRPIADTLAALICHGVFDRFPNVRVASLENGSSWLEPLLQRMEATYHKMPKTFRRNPVETFRQHVYVAPFYEDPIDKVIELIGVERVLFGSDWPHPEGLAHPLDFFKDISNLNATQTQRIMSTNLKELLEGVR; this comes from the coding sequence ATGACCGCTGTGACTTACCCCATCTATGACGCGGACCGTCATTTCTACGAACCGCCGGAGGCGTTTCTTCGCCACCTGCCGAAGAAATTCAAGAAAGAATTTCAATATGTGCAGGTCAACGGCCGTACCAAGCTTGCGGTCGGCGGCATGCTTTCAGACTACATTCCCAATCCAACTTTCGAAGTTGTTGCGGCACCCGGTGCGCATGAAAAGTGGTATCGCGGACAGAATCCGGAAGGCTTGTCACTGCGCGAGATCACCGGTGAACCGATTGCATCACAAGCTGCGTTCAACAATGGTGACGCGCACTTGAAAGTCATGGATGAGCAGAAGATCCATGCCGGACTGTTCCTGCCGACGCTGGCTTCCGTAATCGAAGAGCGACTTGCGCAGCGTCCGGAAGTGATCCATGCCCTCTTGCACTCCGTAAATCAATGGACTGCAGAAGAATGCGGCTTCGCACGGGATAACCGGCTGTTCCCGGTGCCGATGATCAATCTCGCCGATGTCGATGAAGCCTGCAAGGAACTCGACTTCCTGCTCGCGAGCGGCGCACGGGTCATTGGTATCCGTCCTGCTCCCGTGTCGGGGCTCAAGGGCGGTCGCTCGATGGGATTCGAAGAATTCGACCCGTTCTGGGCACGCATCAATGAAGCGAAAGTTTTCGTGGTCCTGCACGTATCCGACTCAGGCTATGACAAGGTTTACCAATGGTGGACCGCTGGCGGCAAGGGCGAATTCCGCCCATTCGAGAAAGATCCGTTCGGCGAAATCCTTGACTGGATGGGCCGCCCGATCGCCGATACGCTTGCCGCTTTAATATGCCACGGCGTATTCGATCGCTTCCCCAACGTGCGCGTCGCGTCGCTGGAAAACGGCTCATCCTGGCTGGAGCCTCTGCTCCAGCGCATGGAAGCGACGTATCACAAGATGCCGAAGACCTTCCGCCGCAACCCGGTCGAAACTTTCCGCCAGCATGTGTACGTGGCACCGTTCTATGAAGATCCGATCGACAAGGTGATCGAATTGATCGGTGTCGAGCGCGTACTGTTCGGCAGCGATTGGCCGCATCCGGAAGGACTTGCCCATCCGCTCGACTTCTTCAAGGATATTTCCAATCTCAATGCGACGCAGACGCAACGCATCATGAGCACGAATCTGAAGGAATTGCTGGAAGGCGTACGTTAA
- a CDS encoding SDR family NAD(P)-dependent oxidoreductase, whose product MSSVVVVTGAAGALGKAVVEEFLSLGSSIIAVDVNIDALRAAYPDNGRVQPVAVDLTNAGKTVESLESALAGRAANVLCNIAGGFDMGPAVHETDDAMWRRMLDLNVATLINASRAIVPGMKAAGQGKIVNVAAASASSGKGAMGAYCASKGAVARLTESMAQELRDAGINVNAVAPSIIDTPANRSAMPDADPGKWVSLVDLASVIGFLASDRARAVHGAVVPVVGLS is encoded by the coding sequence ATGTCCTCTGTCGTTGTTGTTACCGGCGCTGCAGGCGCCCTGGGTAAAGCCGTGGTCGAAGAATTTCTTTCACTAGGTTCGTCCATCATTGCAGTCGACGTAAATATTGATGCATTGCGCGCCGCGTATCCCGACAACGGACGCGTGCAACCGGTTGCGGTCGACCTCACGAATGCCGGAAAGACCGTCGAGTCGCTGGAATCGGCGCTGGCGGGACGCGCGGCAAATGTACTCTGCAATATCGCCGGCGGCTTCGACATGGGGCCCGCGGTGCATGAAACCGACGACGCCATGTGGCGCCGGATGCTTGACTTGAACGTGGCAACGCTAATCAATGCGTCGCGCGCCATCGTTCCTGGCATGAAAGCCGCCGGCCAAGGCAAGATTGTCAACGTCGCGGCAGCGTCGGCATCGAGCGGAAAGGGCGCCATGGGCGCCTACTGCGCATCCAAGGGCGCAGTTGCGCGTCTTACCGAGTCGATGGCGCAGGAACTGCGCGATGCCGGCATCAATGTCAATGCAGTTGCGCCCAGCATCATCGATACACCGGCCAATCGGTCTGCCATGCCGGATGCCGATCCTGGGAAATGGGTGTCGCTCGTCGACCTTGCTTCCGTAATCGGTTTTCTAGCGTCCGATAGAGCACGGGCCGTGCATGGCGCGGTGGTACCGGTTGTCGGTCTGAGCTGA
- a CDS encoding 3-hydroxybutyryl-CoA dehydrogenase — translation MHIQHIGIIGAGQMGSGIAQICASAGLDVTLRDVSDEALQRALSVISSGLDRAVKSGKINAEQKAGIIGRIRTSTEIGALASSDFIIEAATEQLELKQRILKETEAVVKSSAIIASNTSSVSITKLGASLTSPERFVGMHFFNPVPVMSLVEVIRGIRTSDSTSDTTRMLAEKIGKTPISVRNSPGFVVNRILVPMINEAVFVLQDGLATAEEIDAGMKLGANHPIGPLALADLIGLDTCLTVMEVFYRDFNDPKYRPAPLLREMVDAGTLGRKTGSGFYQYV, via the coding sequence ATGCACATCCAGCATATAGGCATTATCGGTGCCGGACAGATGGGCAGCGGTATCGCCCAAATCTGTGCGTCCGCCGGCCTGGACGTTACCCTGCGCGACGTCAGCGACGAAGCGCTGCAGCGCGCCCTGTCCGTCATCTCTTCCGGTCTCGACCGTGCAGTCAAAAGCGGAAAAATCAATGCGGAACAAAAAGCAGGGATCATCGGACGTATACGGACTAGTACCGAAATCGGCGCACTGGCGAGCTCCGATTTCATCATCGAAGCGGCGACCGAACAGCTCGAACTCAAGCAGCGCATCCTGAAGGAAACAGAAGCGGTCGTCAAATCGAGCGCCATCATCGCCTCCAACACATCTTCCGTGTCAATCACTAAACTGGGCGCATCGCTGACGTCGCCGGAGCGTTTCGTCGGCATGCATTTCTTCAACCCGGTGCCGGTGATGTCGCTGGTCGAAGTCATTCGTGGCATACGTACCAGCGATAGCACATCCGACACGACGCGCATGCTTGCGGAAAAAATTGGCAAGACCCCGATCTCGGTCAGGAATTCGCCCGGCTTCGTGGTCAATCGCATCCTCGTCCCGATGATTAATGAGGCGGTATTCGTGCTGCAGGACGGGCTTGCGACAGCCGAAGAAATCGACGCAGGAATGAAGCTGGGGGCCAATCATCCTATTGGTCCGCTGGCGCTGGCCGATCTCATCGGCCTCGACACCTGCCTGACGGTGATGGAAGTGTTCTATCGGGATTTCAACGATCCGAAGTACCGGCCGGCGCCGCTGCTAAGAGAAATGGTGGACGCTGGCACTCTTGGCCGCAAGACAGGATCCGGTTTTTACCAATACGTCTGA
- a CDS encoding electron transfer flavoprotein-ubiquinone oxidoreductase — MQNLIEQYGPREAMEYDVVIVGGGPAGLSAAIRLKQLAAEQGSEVSVCVLEKGSEVGAHILSGAVMDPIAMNELFPNWKELGAPLHTEVTEDRFLFLTEKKATKTPDWMLPACFQNHGNYIVSLANVVRWLGQQAEALGVEIFPGFPAAEVLYNDDGSVRGVATGNMGVDRHGKPTDAFQLGMELHAKYTFFAEGARGHLGKQLMATYHLNKDSDPQTYAIGIKELWEIDPKMHKPGLVIHTAGWPLDADTYGGSFLYHLENNQVAVGYVVGLAYQNPYLSPYEEFQRYKTHPEIRKFFEGGKRLSYGARALVAGGIQSLPKFTFPGGALIGCDAGFLNASRIKGSHAAMKTGMLAAEAAFAALGANRQHDELVAYADSFKTSWLHEELHKARNFKPFMAKGLYTGTLMVGIDQAVFRGKAPWTLRHKHADHECLRPAAEFEPIVYPKPDGKLTFDRLSSVFISNTNHAEEQPAHLTLKDASVPVNINLATYAGPESRYCPAGVYEFVKNDAGEDRLQINAQNCVHCKTCDIKDPTQNIVWVTPEGGGGPNYPNM, encoded by the coding sequence ATGCAAAACCTGATAGAACAATACGGCCCGCGCGAAGCGATGGAATACGATGTGGTCATCGTGGGCGGCGGCCCGGCCGGCCTGTCGGCCGCGATTCGCCTCAAGCAGCTGGCCGCCGAACAAGGCAGCGAGGTGTCGGTCTGCGTGCTGGAAAAAGGCAGTGAAGTCGGCGCCCATATCCTCTCCGGCGCCGTGATGGACCCGATCGCGATGAACGAGTTGTTCCCCAACTGGAAAGAACTCGGTGCACCCTTGCACACCGAAGTCACCGAAGACCGCTTCCTGTTCCTGACCGAAAAGAAAGCCACCAAGACCCCGGACTGGATGCTGCCGGCCTGCTTCCAGAACCATGGCAACTACATCGTGTCGCTGGCCAACGTGGTGCGCTGGCTCGGTCAGCAAGCCGAAGCGCTGGGCGTGGAAATCTTCCCCGGCTTCCCGGCGGCTGAAGTGCTGTACAACGACGACGGGTCGGTGCGCGGCGTGGCGACCGGCAACATGGGCGTGGACCGTCACGGCAAGCCCACCGATGCCTTCCAGCTTGGCATGGAACTGCATGCGAAATACACCTTCTTTGCCGAAGGCGCGCGCGGCCACCTGGGCAAGCAACTGATGGCGACGTACCACCTGAACAAGGACAGCGATCCGCAAACCTATGCGATCGGCATCAAGGAATTGTGGGAAATCGATCCCAAGATGCACAAGCCTGGCCTGGTGATCCATACCGCCGGCTGGCCGCTGGATGCCGATACCTATGGCGGCTCGTTCCTGTACCACCTGGAAAACAACCAGGTCGCGGTCGGCTATGTGGTGGGCCTGGCATACCAGAATCCTTACCTGTCGCCGTATGAAGAATTCCAGCGCTACAAGACCCATCCGGAAATCCGCAAGTTCTTCGAAGGCGGCAAGCGCCTGTCGTATGGGGCACGGGCACTGGTGGCTGGTGGTATCCAGTCCCTGCCGAAGTTCACGTTCCCGGGCGGTGCGCTGATCGGTTGCGATGCCGGTTTCCTGAATGCGTCGCGCATCAAGGGCAGCCATGCGGCGATGAAGACCGGCATGCTGGCCGCTGAAGCGGCATTTGCGGCGCTGGGCGCGAATCGCCAGCATGACGAGCTGGTTGCGTATGCGGACAGCTTCAAGACCTCGTGGCTGCATGAGGAATTGCACAAGGCGCGTAACTTCAAGCCCTTCATGGCCAAGGGTCTGTACACCGGCACGCTGATGGTGGGCATCGACCAGGCGGTGTTCCGCGGCAAGGCGCCGTGGACGCTGCGGCACAAGCATGCGGACCATGAATGCCTGCGCCCGGCAGCGGAGTTCGAACCGATCGTGTATCCGAAGCCGGATGGCAAGCTGACCTTTGACCGCTTGTCGTCGGTGTTCATTTCCAACACCAACCATGCGGAAGAACAGCCGGCGCACCTGACGCTCAAGGATGCGAGCGTACCGGTCAACATCAACCTGGCGACATATGCGGGACCGGAGTCGCGCTATTGCCCGGCCGGCGTGTACGAGTTCGTGAAGAACGATGCGGGCGAGGATCGCTTGCAGATCAATGCCCAGAACTGCGTGCATTGCAAGACTTGCGACATCAAGGATCCGACGCAGAACATCGTGTGGGTGACGCCAGAAGGTGGCGGTGGCCCGAACTATCCAAATATGTAA